The Comamonas endophytica sequence GCAATGCCGTCGATCAGGCCGACCATGTCGCCGATGCGTCTGGAATCGGCCATGATGCGCGACATCGCGGCGACCGCGTTGTCCAGGGTGGCATCGCCCTGCTGGGCCACGGCCGCCACCTGCCGGGTCTGCGCATGGGCCTCGCGCGCCTGCGCGGCGCTGTCGCGCACCAGCTGCTGCAGCTGCTCGAAGGCGGCCTGCACCAGCTGCGTGGCCTCGAAGCGCGCGGTGATGTCGGTGGCGTATTTGACGACCTTGAAGGGCTGGCCCGACTCGTCCAGCACGGGGCTGTAGTTCGCCTCGATCCAGACATCGTTGCCGCCGCGGCCGACGCGGCGGAACTGGCCACGGTAATGCTGGCCCTGGGCCAGCTGCGACCAGAATGCCGCGTAGCCGGCCGAGCTGCGCTCCTGCGGGTCGACGAAGATGCTGTGGTGCTGGCCGATCAGCTCCTGCTCGGAGTCATAGCCCAGCGCATCGAGGAAATTGCGGTTGCAGCGCAGGATATGCCCGTCCAGCGTGAACTCGATGACCGCCTGGGCCCGGCCGACGGCGGCCAGCTGGCTGATGGCTTCGGCATCGCGCCGTACCTCGGCCGAGATGTCCATGGCGTACTTGACGATGCGCAGCACCCGGCCCCTGCGGTCGAGAACCGGGCAGTAGTGGGCCTGCAGCCAGACATCGCGCCCGTCGCGCGCCAGGCGCCGGCAGCGCCCGACGAAGGCCTCGCCTGCGCGAAGCCGCGCCCAGAATGCGGCGTAGCCCGGCCCGTCATGCTCCGCACGGTCCACGAAGATGCGGTGGTGCTGGCCCCGCAGTTCGTCGATGCGGTAGCCCATCAGCTCCATGAACTGCGGGTTGGCATCGAGGATGCGTCCCTGCGCGTCGAATTCGATCACCGCCTGGTTGCGGTACAGGGCCTGCATCTGGGCGTTGGCACGGCGGGAGCACAGGCCGAATCTGGCCAGCACGGAACGGATGGATCGCATGAAGTGAGCTCTTTCTATACCAGCCCCAGTGGGTCCATCAGACGCGCTTCGGCGCCATGGAGCAGAGCGGGGGGAAGCATCAGTGAATGTTCGAACTGCGCGGCAGCCACCGGCCGCGCGAAGTAGTAGCCCTGGAACAGGTCGCAGCCCTGCTGCGCGAGGTAGCGCACCTCCTCTTTCTGCTCCACGCCCTCGGCCAGCACGCGCAGGCCCAGGCCCTTGCCCAGCTCGATCAGCGCGCCGCAGATCGCCTGGCCCTCGCGCGAGCGGTGCACGTCGGTGACGAACTCGCGGTCGATCTTGAGCTTGTCGAAAGGCAGCTTGCGCAGGTAGCTCATGCTGGCGTAGCCGGTGCCGAAGTCGTCGATGGCAATGCCCACGCCATCGCTGCGCAGCGCCGAGAACACGCGGTGGGTATGGGCGTGGTCCACCATGGCCACGGTCTCGGTCAGCTCGATTTCCAACTGGTCCGGCGAGATGCCTGCGGCGGCAATGGCCTCGCGCAGATGCTGGCCCAGCTGCGGGTCGAGAAACTGGCGCGCCGACACGTTGATGGCCATGCGCATGTGCGGCAGGCCCGCGCGGTTCCACTCGCCCAGCTGCCGGCAGGCCTCGCGGATCACCCACAGGCCCAGCGGCCCGATCAGGCCCGATGACTCGGCGGTGTCGATGAAGGCCCCGGGCGGCACCAGGCCGCGCTCCGGATGCTGCCAGCGCACCAGGGCCTCGGCACCGATGGCGCGTCCGGCCTGCAGGTCGAAGACCGGCTGGTAGTGCAGCACGAATTCGGAGCGCGCCAGGGCCTGGCGCAGGTCCTGCTCCAGTTGCATCTGCTCGATGGCCTGGCGCCGCGCGTTGACCGAATGCAGCATGACCTGCGCCGGATTGGCCAGCGAGGCCGCGGCAATGCCGGCATCGAGCAGCGCGTCGGCCTGGGCGCCGTCGTCGGGAAACACCGCCAGCCCGCCCTGGAGCTGCGGCTGGAACTGCAGCTCGCCCAGCGGCAGTTCGCCGGCGCACAGCTTCAGGCTGGCGCGCAGGCGCGCCGCGCTTGCCGCCCAGGTGTCTTGCTTGCCATTGAGATGCAGGATGCAGCCGAACTTGGAAGGCCCGACGCGCGACAGCTGATCCCAGAAGTGGCCCGTCCGTTCCAGCCGCTGGGCCAGGCTGCGCGCGGCCAGCTCCGCGTGTCCGCGATCGATGGTCTCCTCGATGCGCGCCAGGTTGGCGATGCGCACGATGGCCACGGCAAAGGGCTGGCCATGGGCAATCCGGTCCTGCACGTTTTCCAGGAAGCGCTTGCGGTTGGGCAGGCCGGTGACGTCATCGATGAACTGCAGCGACTCCAGCGTCTTGTCCAGGTGCTGCAGCGCCCGATGCGCGTCGGCCATCAGGGCGCCGGCCTCGTCGGTGAAATGCGTGGGCAGCGCCAGCTTCAGGCGCTGCTCGCGGTACACGCGCAGGGCCTTGGCGGTGGCAGCCACCGGCCGCAGCAGGTGGTGCAGCACCAGCAGCGTCACGGCCGTGCCCACCAGCGTGGCCGCCAGGGTGATGACCAGCACGTGCAGCAGCACGCTCCAGTCGTGCGTGCTTTCCAGCGCGAACCACGAGGTCAGCGCCAGCAGCGGCAAGTGCGTGCCGATGAAGGCCATCACCATGATCTTGGCTTGGTAGTTCAGGCGCTTGAAGCGCGCCAGCCAGGCATAGAGGCGCAGCGAGGGCAATCGTTCGCCAGCGGGTGGCGGCGCGTGCTGAAAAGAGGGAGGGGACTTGCGGTTCATAGGTTCAGGTGGGGCGCGGTTCATGCCGCGCCCGTGGGTGCGAGGCCGTTGCCGGCATCGTGTGGGTGGCGCGCCTGCAGCCAGGCCATCAGCACGGAGGCGGGCATGGGGCGGGCAAAGAAAAATCCCTGGAACTCGTCGCAGCCGGCGGCCAGCAGGATGTCGCGCTGGCCCTGCGTTTCCACGCCCTCGGCCACCACGCTCAGGCCCAGCGCATGCGCCAGGCCGACCACTGCGCCGACCATGGAGCGCGCCTGCTGGCTGTGCTCGAGGTCGCTGACGAAGCTGCTGTCGATCTTGAGCTGCCGGGCCGGCAGATGCCGCAGGTAGTTGAGGCTGGAGTAGCCGGTGCCGAAATCGTCGATGGACAGGTATACGCCGATCCGCGCCAGCCCGTCGAAGGTGTGCTGGGTGGCGCGGGTGTCCTCCATGGCCACCGTCTCGGTGATCTCGCACAGCAGCTGGCCGGCATCGATCCCATGGGCCCTGAGGGCGTTCTCGATGCGCCCGGCCAGATCGTCTTCGCGCAGCTGATGCACCGACAGGTTGATGGCCACGCGCATCCGCAGGCCCTGGGCGGCCCATTCGGCCATCTGCCGGCACGCTTCTTCGATGACCCAGTTGCCGATTTTTCCAATCAGGCCGAAGCGCTCGGCCAGGGCGATGAACACCGCCGGCGCGATGGCGCCATGCACGGGGTGGTTCCAGCGCAGCAGCGCCTCCACGCCGCTGCTGCGGCTCTGCCGGACATCGATCTTGGGCTGGTAATGCAGCGCCAGTTCGTTGCGCTCGATGGCGCCGCGCAGCGCGTTCTGCAGCTCGAGCTGCCAGGCGGCGTCGGACTCCATGTGCGGCTCGAACAGCTTGTAGCGCCCGCCGCCGGCACGCTTGGCGGCATACATCGCGGCGTCGGCGCTGGCCACCAGCTTGCTGCCCTCGCTGTGGCCGGGGTAGGCGGCGATGCCTATGGAGCCGGCAATCTGCACCGGCTTGCCCGACACCCCAAAGGGCTGCGCCAGGGTCGCCAGCAGCCGCTGGGCCACGCCCATGGCCTCGGCCTGGCCTGCGCCTTCGAGCAGGACCAGGAATTCATCGCCGCCGACCCGCGCCACCGTTGCCGGGGACGGGACTTCGTGCAGGAGCCGCTCGGCAGCGCGGCACAGGATCAGATCGCCGGCGGCATGGCCAAAGGAATCGTTGATGGGCTTGAAGCCGTCCAGGTCGACGAACAGCACGGCCAGCTGCGTCTGCGGGCCCGCGCCGTGGTGGCGCTGCAGCGCCTCGCGCAGCCGGTCCTCGAAATGCAAGCGGTTGGGCAGGCCGGTCAATGCATCGGACAGCGCGCGCTTTTGCAGCTCGTCGTTGGCGGCCTGCAGGCGCGCATTGCTTTCCTGCAGCGACTGCGCCAGGCGCCGTGCCGTGCTTTGCAGGCGCGCATCGAGCACCGAGGTGAACAGCGTACTGACCAGCAGCAGCAGGGTCGCCATCAGCACCAGCGCCGTCATGCCCGGGCCGCTGAGCTCGCCGGCGCTCAGGCTGACGGAACCCGTGGCGAAGTGCGCCGCGGCCATGCCCGTGTAATGCATGCCGAAGATGGCCACTGCCATCACCAGGGCGGCGGCGCCCTGCAGCAGATGCCGGTGGGCCCGGCCGGCTTCGCGGAAGGCATTGAACAGGCAAAGCGCCGTTGCCGAGGCCAGCAGCGAGATCAGCACGGAAAGCGCGACCAGGGCCTGGTTCCACACGATGCCGGGCGCCATCCGCATGGCGCCCATGCCGATGTAATGCATGGCGCTGATCCCCAGCCCCATGACGCCGGCGCCGAACGCCAGGTGGCGACGGCCGACGCGCTGGCGGCTGGCCAGCCGCAGCGCCATGCCCGAGGCGCTCACGGCCACCAGCCAGGAAAGCAGCGTGAGCCGGCTGTCGAAGCCTACCGGAATCGGCAGCGCGAAGGCCTGCATGCCCAGGAAGTGCATCGACCAGACGCCGGTGCCCATGACCAGCGAGCCCGCAGCCCACCACGCGAGCGCCACCTGCCGGGTTGAATGCCGCAGCTGCCTGGCCAGATCAAGGGTGACATAGGACGCGAACAGGGCGATCGCGAAGGAAGCAGCCACCACGCCAGGGTCGTGGCTGACACGCAGGAAACTATTCACTTTGGAGAATTCGGGTTGGGACCGGCAGACGCATGAGCCCGGCGCAGAGCCACGGCCCGGGCCCGCAGGCGCGAGCGCAAAGGCATTGGCAGAGCGCAGCGGCTGCGTACCGGCGCAGGCGCGCTGGCTGTGCGCCTTGCCGGCTTCATGCCTGGCACGGCGGCACGCCCGGCAGTGCATGGCCGGCCGGGGCTGAAGCACTGGAGGGGATGCAGGTCAGTGTAGGGATGGGGGTTCATGCAATCCTGATGGAAAGATGATTTCTGCGCGCGCCTACGCTTCGGCCAGCTGGCCGAGCACGGCGCGGCCGCGCGCATCCGCCAGGACGAAGCCATGGACCTCGGGCAGCCGCAGCAGCACCGGCAGGATGCTGACCCGGGCCGCGAACGCCTGCTCGATGCGGTCGAAGGCCTCGCCTGCCGCATCCATCAGGAACAGTGCCGCCACATGGGACAGGCGCAGGGTCGGGCCCTGATCATCCTGTGCCCGGATCGCGCGCCACGCCTCCTCATGGTCGCCGCAGCGCGCATGGATGTACGAGAGGTTGGAATTGCACAGCGGCCAGGCCAGGCAGTCCGCCCGGACCTGGCGCGCGCGCCCGGCCACCTCGGCGCTGGGTGCGCGCCCGGCCTGCAGCGAGATCCAGTAGAGCTGGGCCGCGGCGCTGTCGGGGAAACGCGCGCACATTTCCGCCACGATCTCGAGGGCGCGCTCCTGCAGCCCCAGCATCAGCAGCGCGCGCGCATACATGATCGAGATCGCTACGGAAAACGGCCGCAGCGTATGGGCCGTCTGCAGCGCCGCCAGGGCCTGCTCGCGCTGGCCGCGCGCCAGCAGGTGCCAGCCGTGGTTGTAGTGCGTCGTGGCATCTTCGCCAGCCTGCTGCAGGGCCTGCCCGTGCAGCGCCTCGGCCTCGGCGAAGCGCCAGCTGCAGTCGAGCAGATGGGCATGGGCCGTCAGCAGCCCGGTGCCCGGGAGGCCGCGCGCGATGGCGGGCGCCAGCAGCGCAATGCCCTCGGCGATGTTCGGGCGGTCGTCGGCCAGGCCCAGGTTCACCTGCGCCGCCAGGCAGGTGGCCAGAAGGACGCGCGCCGCGGGGTAATTGCCATCCTGCTGCAGCACGGCGCGCAGCAGCCGCTCCGATTGCTGCATTGAAAAGCGCGAGCGCAGATGGATCAGCGTCTCGCAATGCGCCACGGTTTCGGCCAGCTGCGAGGGCGCCCGGGCAATATCCATCAAACGCTGATGAAAGGGCGCCTGGTATGCCGGCACCGGCATGTCGGGCCCGCCCAGACGCTGGATGCAGTAGCCCTGACCGTACAGCGCGCGGATCCAGACCCCCGGCACTGCGCTCAGCGCCTTGCGTGCCCGGGCCACGCAGCGCGCCAGGCTTTCGTCCGACATCATGCGGCCCGCCCAGATGTGCTGCGAGAACTCGTCCTTGCGCACGACGTTCGGCCAGCGGATCAGCAGGCGGTGCAGCACCGCCTGCTCCTTGGGCGCGAGATCGAGCTTCAGGGCATTGAGGTACACATTGCCATCGGCATCGATGGACAGCCCACCCCAGGGCAGCATGGTTTCGGTTTCGGTCATAGCGTATTCGGCCGCTCACAGGGAGCGCACCATGGGAAAAGAACAGAAAGCACTGATCCCTGGCTATTGATGCACAAGGAGCCATTCATGAAATTAATCAAATCCGGCCTGCGCATTGTGTCGTTTACTTTGTAACGTTGTGTTGCGTTCCCACAGAAGTAGATAAAAAGCTATGGGATTTATGATGTAAATCGAATTTTTATATGAGCCGGATAGCTGTTGCGGCCGTGACACAGGCTCCGCATCTGCATGCGGGCCGGGCAAAGAAAAGGGTCCTGGACCGCCATGCGATCCAGGACCCTTGCTTTCGGGTGATGCAGGCCCGAAGCCGCGGCGTTCACCGCGCTCCGGTCATGCGGTCATGCACCGACGGCGGTGCGCAGCGCCACGCCATCGCGCCCCGGGTCGGCGCCGCCGTGCAGGCCGTCGGGCTGCACCTGCATGCCGTGCACCCAGGCAATGGTGTAGTTGTACGGGTTGCGGCCCACGGTGTAGCCGTCGGCTTCCAGCTCGCGCGTCGTGTAGCGCGGGATGCGGTTGCAGACGTCGATGGAATTGCTGGTCGAGGAGAAGCGTGGCGCCGAGACGGCGGCCTGCATCTCCATGCCGTGGTCGATGACGTTGAGCAGCACGTGCAGCACGCCCATCGCGATCTGCGTGCCGCCGGGCGCGCCCAGCACCACGTCGAGCGCGCCGTCCTTGAAGGTCATGGTCGGGCACGAGGACGTGAAGCGGCTCTTGCCCGGCTGGATGCTGCCGGCGCGGCCCGGGCGCGGGTCGAACACGCCCATGCAGCCGTTGTAGAGGAAGCCCATGCCCGGCGTGATCACGCCCGAGGGCATGGCCAGCGAATGCGTCATCGAGACGGCGTTGCCGTCGCCGTCGACGATGCTCAGGTGGGTGGTGTCGCGCGGCACGGGCGCGCCCGGGTTCACGCGCTCCACGCTGAAGCGCTGGCCGGCGCGGATCTGCTCGGCCACCTCGCGCGCCATGTCCTTCGATAGCAGCTTGTCCAGCGGCACGTCGACGAAGCGCGGGTCGCCGATGTAGCGGTCCTTGTCCGCCGTGGCCTTCTTCATGACCTCGCTGATGAGGCGGATGTAGGCGGGGCTGTTGTGCTCCATCGCGCCCAGGTCGAAGTTCTCCAGGATGTTGAGCATCTCCAGCAGCATCGCGCCGCCGCCCGGGGGACGATTGGTGGTGATGGTGCGGTCGCGGTAGCTGCCCACCAGCGGCGCGTTGCGCTGCACGCGGTACTGGGCCAGGTCCTCGAGGGTGATCAGCGCGCCCAGCGATTGCAGGTGCGCCACCATCCTGCGCGCCAGGTCGCCCTCGTAGAAGGGCGCATCGCCCTCGTCGGCGATCTGGCGCAGCACCTCGGCCATGCCCGGATTGCGCAGCGGCGTGCCGATGGGCTTGGGGCGGCCGTCGGGGCGGCAGTAGAGGGCGCGGCCTTCCTCGCTGTATGCCAGGCGCTCGAGATTGCCGACGCGGCCCATCGAGGGCTCGTCGATCCAGAAGGCATGCATGCCGGGGCGCACGAAATAGCCGTCGTTGGCCCAGGCAATGGCCGGCTCGACGACCTGCTTCCACGGCAGGCGGCCGTGGGCGCGGTGCATGTCCGCCAGGCCCTTGAGCGTGGCCGGCACGCCGATCGACTGCGGGCCGATGTCGTTGACGCGGCCCGTGAGGATGAAGCCGAAGCCATCCTTGGTCTCGCCTTCGAGCAGGTGCTCCCACATGGTTTCCGTGGCGGCCAGCGGCGCCGGGGAATGGAAGTCGAAGTATTCATGCACGCCGGCGCCGGGCATGTACACGCCCGCCGTGCCGAAGCCGGCGATGCCGCACATCAGCGGATCGACCACGGTCTGCGCCAGGGCGGTGGCCACGGCCGCGTCCACGGCGTTGCCGCCGGCGCGCAGGATCTCGATACCGGATTCGGCGGCCTCCGGCTGGGCGCAGGCCACCATTGCTTCTTTTTTCATCGCATAAGGTCAATGGCCCCAGGGGCGCCCGCGCAGGGGCCCATGGGGCATGGTTGGAAAAAGCGCGAACCGGGTTACTTGCTGCTCAGGTTCAGCGTGTCGAGCGTCGGGCCCCACGCGGCGACGTCGCGCGCGGCGGTCTCCGTCACCAGCGAGGCGGGGCCGGAGACCGGGATCACGCCCAGCGTCTTCAGGCGCGCCTGCACCGCGGGGTTCTGGTGGAAGCTCTCCGTCGCCTTATTGAGCTTTTCCACGATGGCCGCGGGCGTGCCGGCGCGCGCCACGATGGCGCTCCAGCCCATGTTGTCGAAGCCCTTCACGCCCAGCTCGCTGGCGGTCGGCACTTCAGGCAGATCGGGCAGGCGCGTGGGCGAGAGCACGGCCAGCGGGTTGAGCTTCCTGTTCTGGATGTGCGGCAGCGCGCTTCCATACACCGGCGCCATGATTTCCGTCTGTCCGCCCACCGTGGCCAGCAGGCCGTCGGACTCGCCCTTGTACGGGATGTGCGTCATCGTGATGCCGAGGTTCTTCGACAGCAGCTCCACCGCCAGGTGGGTCGAGTTGCCCAGGCCGGCGGAGGCGTAGTTGAATTTTCCGGGCGCGGCCTTGGCCTGGTCCGTCAGCTCCTTGAGCGTCTTGATGCCGGTCTTGGGGTTGGCGCTGAGCACGAAGGGCACGGTGGTCAGCATGGCGACGCCCGTGAAGTCCTTCTCGGGGTTGTAGGGCAGGGGCTTGTAGGTGAACTTGTTGAGCACCATCAGCGACACGCTTCCGTACAGCAGCGAGTAGCCGTCGGCCGGCTGGCCCAGCAGGCCCTGGGCGGCGATGATGCCGCCCGCGCCGGGACGGTTCTCGACCACGATCGTCGCGCCGATGGCCTTGCCCGCATGCTCGGCCCACAGGCGCGCGATCGTGTCGGAGCTGCCGCCCGGGGCCTGCGAGACGATCAGGCGCACGGGACGCTCGGGGTAGGCACCCTGCGCGAATGCGGTGGAAGTGCCGATGGCGCACACTGCGGCGCAGGCCAGCAGCTTGGAAGCATGGGAAAAAGCGTTTGACACAGGCACTCCTTCAACTTAGAAATCGTAAAACATGAGTTGATTTTCATGTCATGTCTTCTATAACACCTAATGAAAATGCAATATGCCTGCATGAAGGTTTGCTCATGATCGATAAAACAGACGAGATGCACTGGGCGCGCCGCCTGAAGATCAAGCACCTGGAACTGTTCCTGCTGCTGGACCAGGCCGGCACGCTGACGCAGGCCGCCGCACGCCTGCACATGACGCAATCGGCCATGTCCCACTGGCTGGCCGAGCTCGAAGGCGTGGTCGGCACGGCGCTGGTGGTGCGTGGCCGCAAGCTGCAGCTCACGCCTTCCGGGCACCTGCTCAAGCAGCTGGCGATCAATGTGCTGGGCGACATCCAGCACACCGGCAAGGCACTGAGCGCGGTGGCCGCGGGCCGCGTGCCGCGCCTGAACATCGGCAGCGTCTGGGCGGGCATTGCCGGCGGGCTGCCGCAGGCCATCTCCGAATTCCAGAACCTGCATGAGGACGTGGCGGTTTCCATCCACGACGGCGTGTTCTCCAGCCTGCTCGACAGCCTGGAGAACCGCACGATGGACGCGGTGATCGGCGTGCTCGACGCGCGCGCGCACCGCGACCGGCTCGAGCACGCGGTGCTGTTCGAGGACCGCGTGGCCGTGGTGATCGGGCGCGGCAGCAGATTCTGGTCCCAGCCGGTGCAGCCCCCGCTGAGCGAGCTGCTGCGCCAGCGCTGGGTCATGCCCCCGGCCGGCACGCTCACGCGCATCCAGTTCGATGCCTTCCTCCTGGATCAGGGCGCCTCCTGGCTCACGCCGCGCGCCGAAACCGCCGCCCTGGCCATGATGCAGGCGCTGCTGAGCAAGGGCGACTACGTGGGCGTGTGCTCCGAGTCCATGGCCGACGAAATGGCCAGCGTGGGGCTGTTCCGCAAGCTGCCCATGGAATCCGCCATCCGCTTCGGGCCCATTGCGGTGATCTGGAACGCGGACCATGTGAGCTCCACGCTGGAGGATTTCATCGGGTGTTTGCAGAGGGCTTGTGGGGAGGTGAGGGCGGGCGCGGCGTAGGGCAGTCCGGCCTTTATGCTTTCTATTGGAAGGGTGGCCGTTCACCCTTCGACAGGCTCAGGGCGAACGGAAAAACCGTTCGTAGCGAGTTTGTCATAAGCCTTCCATAGTGAGCTCGCAGAACCATCAACAGCCCCCTCATGTGAAAACCGTTCGTGGTGATCCTGAGCTTGCCTGGGCGGCCCCGTCGAAGGATCGAACCATGGACGTCCTGCCCTCAAGCAATCGCGCTCCCCTCACCAACCCCCACGAATCTGGAGCCCTACACCCCCCTTACATCCTCCTCCGCCGCCCCCAGCAACCACCGCCGGAACTCCGCAAACCCCGGCCTTGGCCGCCGGTCGCGCGGCGTGCAGAGGAAGTACCCGCGCTGCAGCTCGATCGGCAGATCGAAGGGCGCCACCACCGCCCCCGACTCCAGCGCCTGCTTCACCAGGCAGCGCTGCACCAGTGCCACGCCCATGTCGGCAATGACCGCCTGGATCAGCATCGAGACCTGATCGAAGGCCGTCGTGAGATTGGGCGCGGTGCGTCCCGCATGCGCCGCGCGCAGCCATTGCGTCCAGTTGCCGGGGGCGGTGGTGTGATAGAGCAGCGGCTCCGATGCCAGGTCGCCAGGCTGCTGCCAGGCGCCCTGCGCCAGCCGCTGCTGCAGGCGCGCGGGGTGGCAGATCGGCACCATCTCGCGGCCGATCACGTAGTCGCAGCTGCACTGCGGCCAGGCCTCCGGCCCCACGCCCGTGAGCACCGCCGCGTCGGGCACGGGACCGGAGAAATCCTCCTGCTTGCTGTAGGGCACGAAGTTCAGCTTGATGCCCGGGTGCAGCGCCTGGAAGTCGCGCAAGCGCGGGATCAGCCAGACGCTGGCGAAGGTCGGCACCACGGCCAGATGCAGCGGCCGGTCGGCGGGCATGACGCGCAGCCGCGCGCTCGCTTCCTCGATGCTGCTCAGCGGCCCGCGCACCGCGTCGAGCAGCTCGCGTCCGACGGGAGTCAGCGCCAGCGCATGCGCATTGCGCTTGATCAGCGGCACGCCGTAATGCTGCTCCAGCCGCGCCACGGCCCGGCTGATCGCGCTCTGCGTCACGCACAGTTCCGCGGCCGCGCGGGAAAAGCTCCCCAGCCTGGCCGCCGCGGCAAAGGCATGGAGTTCGGACATCGAGGGCGAGTGCATTCGCATGGGGCAGGAGCGTCTGGGGCAGGGCGGATGCCCTGTGAGGGTGCGAGTATGCACAACAGTCATGCTCGTTGCCAATTTGTCGTTTTGCGCCGCGGGGGCGCAGCCCGACACTTGGCAGCCATGACCACGCCCCACTTCCCAATCTCCCGCCGTTCGGCCGCCCTCGCGCTGGCCGTCTTTGCCGCCCTGGGCGCCAGCGCCGCGCAGGCCGACTACCCCGACCGCCCGATCAAGCTGATCGTGCCCTTTGCGGCCAGCGGCTCGACCGATCTCGCGGCGCGCCTGATCGGCGAGTACGCCAGCCGCGAGCTGGGCCAGGCCATCGTCATCGAGAACCGCGCCGGCGCCGGCGGCTCGCTGGGCATGGACATGGTCGCCAAATCCAAGCCCGACGGCTACACGCTGGGCATGGCCACCATGAGCACCCATGGCTCGAACGTCGCCGCCTACGGCAGCCGCCTCAAGTACGACCCGGTCAAGGACTTCGTGCCCGTGAGCAACGTGGCGACGGTGCCCAGCGTGCTGGCGGTGACGGGCAAGTTCCCCGCCAAGAACATGCCGGACTTCCTCGCGCTGGCGAAGAAGGAGCCGGCCAAGATCACCTTTGCCTCGCCGGGCACCGGATCGCTGGGCCACTCCAACATCGAGTACTTCTCCAGCCTGGCCGGCATCAAGCTGCTGCACGTGCCCTACAAGGGCTCGGGCATGGCGCTCAACGACGCGATCGCCGGCCAGGTCGATGCCATCACCGACAACCTGCCCTCGGCGCTGCCGCACATCAAGGCCGGCCGCCTGCATGCGCTGGCCGTGCTCTCGGACAAGCGCAACCCCGCGCTGCCCGACGTGCCCACCTATGGCGAGCTGGGTTTCCCGCAGATGGGCAACGGCGGCTGGTTCGGCGTGGTCGCGCCCGCGGGCACGCCGGCGCCCATCGTGAAGAAGCTCAACCAGGCCATCCACACGGCCATGAAGCAGCCCGATTTCATCAAGAAGATGGAAGAAGCCGGCGCCACGCTGATCCCGAACACCTCGGAACAGTTCCAGGCCCAGATCGAGCAGGCCGTGCAGCGCTACCAGAACGTCGCCAAGGTCGCGAAGATCGCGGTGGAGTGAGCATGCAAGAGAGCTCCGCCATGTTCCGCTTGCACGCGCCCGAGGGCGCCGCCATTCCCCTGGTCTGCGACTCGCCCCACAGCGGCGTGCGCTACCCCGATGACTTCGGCCACGCGGTGCCGCGCGCGCTGCTGCGCGCTGCAGAGGACACCCATGTCGAAGCCCTCTGGGGCGCCGCGCCCGGACTGGGCGCCACGCTGGTCGAGGCGCTGTTCCCGCGCAGCTATCTGGACCTGAACCGCACGCTCGACGACATCGACCCGGAGCTGCTCGCCAGCCCCTGGCCGACCCCGCTGGCGCCCAGCGAGAAGACCCGCCTGGGCTCGGGCCTGGTCTGGCGCACGGTGAAGAACACGCCGATCTACGACCGCCTGCTGTCGGTGGCCGAGGTGCAGCAGCGCATCGCGCGCTGCTACCAGCCCTACCACCAGGCGCTGGCCGCGGCCGTCGAAAGCACGCACCAGCGCTTTGGCGCGGTGTGGCATCTGAACCTGCATTCGATGCCCAACAACGCCTATGAGCGGCTGCAGATCAAGAGCGACAAGCCGCTGGCCGACTTCGTGCTCGGCGACCGCGACGGCACGACCTGCGAGCCGGCCTTCGTGGCGCTGGTCGAGGAATACCTGCGCGGCCGCGGCTACAGCGTGGCGCGCAACGACCCGTACAAGGGCGTGCAGCTGATCGCAAAAATAGGCCAGCCCGCGCTCCAGCGCCACAGCATGCAGATCGAGATCCGCCGCCCGATCTACATGGACGAGGAATCACGCGAGCGCAATGCCAATTTCGAGGTGGTGCAGCGCGACATCACCGGGCTGCTGCTGCACATGGCGGGGTATTTCGAGGCGCATCCGGCGCTGGCCGAGGCCGCGGCGGCGCGTTGAAGCTCAGGCGGCGAGCATGGCAAAAACCGGCAGGCCCTGGCCATAAGCCGGCGGCCCGGCCAGGCTTTGCAGGCGCTGCTGCTCGCCAAGCGCCACATCCGCGAAGCGCGCCAGTTCCTGCGCCAGCTGCCCGGCATCC is a genomic window containing:
- a CDS encoding Bug family tripartite tricarboxylate transporter substrate binding protein gives rise to the protein MTTPHFPISRRSAALALAVFAALGASAAQADYPDRPIKLIVPFAASGSTDLAARLIGEYASRELGQAIVIENRAGAGGSLGMDMVAKSKPDGYTLGMATMSTHGSNVAAYGSRLKYDPVKDFVPVSNVATVPSVLAVTGKFPAKNMPDFLALAKKEPAKITFASPGTGSLGHSNIEYFSSLAGIKLLHVPYKGSGMALNDAIAGQVDAITDNLPSALPHIKAGRLHALAVLSDKRNPALPDVPTYGELGFPQMGNGGWFGVVAPAGTPAPIVKKLNQAIHTAMKQPDFIKKMEEAGATLIPNTSEQFQAQIEQAVQRYQNVAKVAKIAVE
- a CDS encoding N-formylglutamate amidohydrolase — encoded protein: MFRLHAPEGAAIPLVCDSPHSGVRYPDDFGHAVPRALLRAAEDTHVEALWGAAPGLGATLVEALFPRSYLDLNRTLDDIDPELLASPWPTPLAPSEKTRLGSGLVWRTVKNTPIYDRLLSVAEVQQRIARCYQPYHQALAAAVESTHQRFGAVWHLNLHSMPNNAYERLQIKSDKPLADFVLGDRDGTTCEPAFVALVEEYLRGRGYSVARNDPYKGVQLIAKIGQPALQRHSMQIEIRRPIYMDEESRERNANFEVVQRDITGLLLHMAGYFEAHPALAEAAAAR